The following are encoded in a window of Danio aesculapii chromosome 12, fDanAes4.1, whole genome shotgun sequence genomic DNA:
- the ifnphi4 gene encoding interferon phi 4 encodes MKVFAAAQFCVLLSVSFSSVLGCRWVKHKLQHHHGISLDLLRRMGEKIHDDNEDINPIPYDLINNHRMAEPEKQIQFVIQALVEITALFDDSLVPWDAKKMDDFLNIMHEEIDGLRSCGSYKMKRNKKLHLYFNRLRRMTELNTDGGRSWEMVRKRVISLMNQLHSFSFQTHV; translated from the exons ATGAAGGTGTTTGCGGCTGCGCAGTTCTGTGTGCTCCTGTCGGTCAGTTTCAGCTCTGTGCTGGGCTGCCGCTGGGTCAAACACAAACTTCAGCATCATCACGGGATCTCTCTGGATCTCCTCAGGAGGATG GGAGAAAAAATCCATGATGACAATGAGGACATCAACCCCATCCCATATGACCTGATCAATAACCACAGGATGGCAGAG CCTGAGAAGCAGATCCAGTTCGTCATTCAGGCTCTGGTGGAAATCACTGCCCTCTTCGACGATTCACTTGTTCCCTGGGATGCTAAAAAAATGGATGATTTCCTAAACATCATGCATGAGGAGATCGATGGACTGCGCTCATGT GGCTCTTACAAAATGAAGAGGAACAAGAAGCTGCATCTGTATTTTAACAGGCTGAGAAGAATGACAGAGCTGAACACG GATGGAGGCAGAAGCTGGGAGATGGTCAGAAAACGAGTGATCAGTTTGATGAATCAGCTGCACTCCTTCTCCTTCCAAACTCATGTTTAA